In one window of Frigoriglobus tundricola DNA:
- a CDS encoding co-chaperone GroES, protein MGLKPIGDRIVVRREAAEDKTAGGILLPDTAKNKPQKGTVLAVGPGKQKPDGTRAAMQLKVGDKVLFTSWAGDEFKDRAVATEGDILLMHEGDVLCVLG, encoded by the coding sequence ATGGGCCTGAAACCGATCGGCGACCGCATCGTCGTTCGCCGCGAAGCCGCCGAAGACAAAACGGCCGGCGGCATCCTGCTGCCGGATACCGCCAAGAACAAGCCCCAAAAGGGCACCGTGCTGGCCGTCGGCCCCGGCAAGCAGAAGCCGGACGGCACTCGCGCCGCGATGCAGCTCAAGGTCGGCGACAAGGTGCTGTTCACCTCTTGGGCCGGCGACGAGTTCAAGGACCGCGCTGTTGCCACCGAGGGCGACATCCTCCTGATGCACGAAGGCGACGTGCTCTGCGTCCTGGGTTAA